The DNA window CATTAGTTGCTACTCATACTCAACGCAATCTAAAATTTCTTGAAACCTTGAATTGGAAGGCTTAATTTGCAGAAACTTAGCAAACCAATATATTTTCTTTTGTGATCAGTTGCATGCAGCAGAGGCTCACAGGCCACAGCATTTGAGTCATGCCGAAAAAGTGATGATGAAAGAGCCGTGTGGAGACATTTTGGAAAGGATGAATTCAAACAGGCTTTTGCTCACAGATTCACACAGCAACCTTTTTCAGGAAGTAGAAATTCGCACTGCACATCCACTTTATGATGCACGCCATGTCCATCCActcaaaaaaagagagagaactTGTTGTTCATCCATACCTTTCGGTAGTACTCCTATACGAGGAACATGCATGAACATGGCGTCACTTCCATTTCTGAAAAATAGCGTGTGACCATGTGTGCTCCTCTGTGTTTGGTTCACCCATTTTTGGGTGTGATCCGATCATACTGCAAACGAATTACATTAGTTAGTGTTTGGTTTGAGCGCTATATATGTAATCAGATACCGCGCGATCGGATAACGGCGCTGTACAAAGTCGTTAACGCTCGAAATTTCCCGTATCGCATGCAGGTGTAACGATTCGATCTCCATTTCGCTTTCTCCCGATAGACTTGGCGGTGGCGCCGTGATGGAGGAGAGGACTGGTTTCTTCACGACGAGGAACTGCTTCACCGCCTTGGGACAGACCCCACGCATATGCACCTGGCGCACTCGAGCTCCATGAGCCGTCGCCGCAATGGCCGAGCCTGCAGCCAGCAACCTGCCGAGCAACAACGAGAAGCATAGCTCGAGCGACGAGCTTGAGGCATTAGACCGGGTCCTCGCAACAGGCGCTACGACTGCTGGAGCTAGGCCACCATTAATGGCGATCACGCGAGAACAAGCCTGACGTGGTATCCCACCAGCTACGGCAtggagcacggcggcggcggcgcagcatcTCGCCCAGTATGGATAGGAGCGAAGCGGCGACATAGAGGAGCGTGGTGCCGTCGCCTAGCGTGAGCATTAGCTGTGCCGCTATggaatgagagagagagagagagagagagagagagagagagagagagagagagagagcagagaGCAAGAAGAACAGGAGGCAAGTTCATTCGCGTGTTGCGAGGGCGTCAGGGCGAGCAGGTCCGATCATTGCGGGGCGCGATGGTGAGCATGCTGCTTGCCTAGCTTTGATTACAGAGCTGTTTTATCTACTCGAACCAAACAAAACGGGGGATCCCTTATTCTGTAATCATTCCCTCTGCAATCTGATTCCATTTACGTTTACGTTACGATTTATAAACCAAACAACACCTAAGTGTTAGTCGTTAGAATTCGCCCTGACTGATTGGTCATTGCTCACAATTTGGTaacaaaaaaaaacaaacaaacaacGATCATAGGCTCATAGCAAAACCTGGGCAATGTCATTTGTGACCACACCCTAATTTTGAATGACTAAATCGTTTGTCCGCCCGAATCGTGGCTGGGTTTGTTATTATATAAAAATGTTAGCAAGGCTAAACAATTTTTCGGAGCATGCGCAGTCAAATTTTGGCTTCGAACAAAACAGGGGATCAAATTTGCTAGACAAGGCCCAAATTTGGTTCGTTTCATAGGTCCTTCTGAGTGAGCGATGGCTCAAGTCTCGCAACGTTGTAGATGCGCATGTAGTCGCTGAAGGTAAGGGTGGGGTAGCACGGCGGGCTGCCCTTGCCGACGAACTCCACCGCCGGGACGACGAGACAGTCGGCGGTCGGCCTGATGAACGTTGCCACCGACGTCCGCGCCCGCGCCGAGTTGGTCGCCGCGCGGTGCTCCACGTTCTTCAACGCCCCGTTGGTCACAACCTGCGTCCAAATCAAACCAGCCAAGAACCGATTAGTGCAAGCAAGAAGTggcgtcgtcgttcacctctggACTGGAACGAACAATCTGAGACGAAGGCAGCCAGGAAACGATCGATCGATTTGATAATTGATAACCCACCTCGAGCTGCTTGCCGAAGTTGACGACCAAGGCATTGGGCACGGGCTCAACGTCGACCCAGTCGCCATTGTAGGCGAGCTGGAGGCCGGGGACGACCATGCCCGGGAGGAGCAGGGTGATGAGGTTCCTGTCGCGGTGCGGCGGCAGGCCGAGCGCCGCGCTCGGGTCGGGGCACGGCGGGTAGTGGTTGACGCGGTGGACCAGGTCGCCGCCGCTGATGTCGCCCTCGAAGTATCCGGGGCGAAGCCCCATGCCGTGGCACAGGAGGCACAGCAGCTCCATCCCTGCGCCtctcgtcgccgccgcgaacTTCTCGACGAACTCCCGGAACCTCGGGGGCTTGCCCGGGCATCACTCCGTGCTGTCGCCGACGGGGAAGGCGCAGGTGAGGTGGAGGCAGTCCCGCCAGTACTTGACGCCGCCGGTGTCGTAGGAGCTGCCGGAGAAGAGCCGGTTGGGCCTGCGGCTGTCCTCCGAGTAGAGGTGTGCCTTGTCCGCCGCCGGCAGCCGGAAGAACTCCTCGCACACGGACTCCATGTCGCGGATCGCCAGATCAGAGACGCCGTGGTTGACCACCTGCAGTGCTTGCCCCTATACATCTTAGTTCTAGCTAGGATGCTAGTTGCGATCAATATGTAACGATTTCACGGGGAAGGATGCTTAATTAGGCTCGGGTATGTTCTGACCaacctggaagaagccgaaCTCCTTGCCGGCGTCGACGATGGCGCGGCAGACCTCGTCGCGGCTGCCGGAAAGGTCTATGACGGGCAAGGAGACAGCGGCGGATCGGAGGTGGCCGCCGTGAGACGGTCGGGAGGGATGACGAAGGCGTCTGGGAGCGACATGTAGGACGGGGCCAGGTGGAGCAAATTCTCCATGGAATTGGGGGAGGGAAAGGGAACACGGGATCCTGCCAGAGATGAAGAGCGCGCAGGCGCAGCAAGAAGTAGTAGCGAGGAAGAGGCCTTGGGAAGCGACGAGTCGTACGGCAGTGTCACGAGGGGAGGGTATAATCAATCAAGTGACTCAGCACGCAATACAAATAAAGTTCATCATCATTTGTTCTGATCATGTTTGAATATACCAAAAGCGACTGTACGTCTGTACTTGGAATCTTCGATAGCTAGCTGCTTGTGGTTGCCATACACCAACCCAGGATAGCTATATAACTAGTCCAACTTGTTAGTCTTAGCATAAGCAGTTATACTATTTTTATCAAATCAATATGTAAGAGTTCTACTTGCTCCATTAATCCTTATCTCACCATCACAGTATCTCACTTCTCTTAGATGAAATCTACGTACCCTCTCCAACTGTTGCGGTCGGACTACTCTATCCCTAAATAAAAAACAAATATTTAACTCCTCCAACTTCGCAAAACTATTTATCTAACCCCATATTTGGTGCCGCGATGGCGGCTGTAGTCCGCCCAGTACACAAGCCCTGCATAGGGTGAGGAGAAGCAAAGGGACTAATCTGCAAATATTTGGGGAGTTTGGTGTAAAATATCGGATTGCGATTATTAATGGCGATCCTATTTAAAAGGTTTATTGCAAAATATTGGATCGCATTTAATAACTACGATCCGATTTGCGGGGTTTATTGTGAAAAGGTGGATCAGATTTAGAGGGTTTATTGCAAACAATGGGATCACAGTCGATGGTCGCGAAACAGTAAAGGGTCATCACATTCGCTGGAACCTGAGAGGCGGCGGAGGGAGGCGGAAGGACACTGGCGGCGGAGGCTCCGCAGGACGGCCGCCCTCCTAGGTCGTCGCCGCTGCTGTTTCGCATTCGCAGCAGGTGAATCGCAGCCCTCGGTCTCCGCAACCGCGGGTGAGCGGACGAACTGGGGAAGGGGGTTAGCAACCGTGGGAGGCAGAAAATCCGTATTGCGCCGGGGGTCGAGCGGGCAGGCGCCGCAGCGACGACGAGTTCACTGCGGAGATCATCTCCGACGACGTCGAAAGCCATGCGGATGAGCAGGACGTCGCCGTCGGTTGCCACGACGGTGGAATTCTTGTACAAACGGTCACAGGAGACGACCTCGATATAGGAGACCCCGGGCGGGGTTCTCGAGGTGCAGGGAGGCGCGGACGCTTTCGCCGTGCTCGTCACGGAGGCGGCGCCCGTGGGGGAGCGCACCGCAGAGCAGCTGGAGCCAGAACCACCCGCGACGGCTCGCGGATCGAGAAGCACCGAGCCGCAGCGCGCGCCGGCGGCAGCCGGGGCGGAGACGACGTCACCTGAACATGAAGGATCGCGCTGctgcgtggcggcggcggcgtgatgCCGGCCATGTCGAAGCTGCCTGAGGCCGGAACGGCGGCGTGGGCCTTGATTATGGTTGAAGAGGAGGAACATATACGCAGCAGCAGCCAGATACATTTCAAATTTGCTTAGCAAATCAAAGTCGCCAAAATTATGCTTATATATCACCAATTTAGCAAGGGAACATCTACCTGGTGTCCAAATGTTTTGGGCCAGTCAAGCACCCAAATTTCTTGGATCCAATAGGCAATAGCCCATCCTTCTCATTAACATCTTTGCAGCCACAACTTCTTGAACGTGTGGCCTCGTTGTCCCTGTCCCGAGCCCCCGACTTTGGTTGAATTTTGCCAAATTTTGTTAACAAACCAAATCTTGTGAAAGATACTTTTTCCCCTGCACCGTAGCACTGAAAAGAGTCAGATATATATGGCTTAATGAACTACATCAAGAGATGCCCTTCCTTCCCTGCAACAAAAATCTGATAGGAGCCAGCAAGGAAATTTGCAGGAACAAACTGAAATTTTAAAGAAAGCAATTAACGCCCAAATCGCTTCTATTCAGTGCTAAGTTCTTAATTTACATCTCACTCCACTTGACATAGACAGGGCGTTTCTTATTCGTGAACCACAGACTTCACACCCACACATCATGTCACCAGGAAGTACCTCAAATAAAACATCACACTCAAACTAACACACATCACTCATACACCGCAATGACACACTCAAACCAGGGACCAGGTACAACTGCAGCTCCATCAAAGCAGGGATCGCAGCCCTCATTTGGACGTGGCTCACAGCTTGACACCAGGAACATGAACCCACTCAAGCTGAACCACGATCAGGCCACTCTCGACCTTCTTCAGCTTCAGAATCAAGTCCTGGACAACCTTGCCATCCTTCCACTGAACATGGCTCTCACCGCCAAGGTAGTTTACACCGACTGGATAGATTGTCTTGATCCTGGTTCCATTAGTGGCATGGCTCAGATCCAACTTTGCAGCATCGTATATGTCAGTTATGTTGATCTCAGCCACACCCATGCTGTCATCTGCTGTGAATTTATCCTCATCAAAAACTTCCTGCACGGTATTAGCAATTCAGAAATCAATATATTGCTGGTCATTGCATAGTTAGAAAAGTTTGTGGTCAACTCAGTACATATCAGCAGTGATTATCAGTGGACATATGACAGAAATGGTTAATATCATCCATATTTTTAAAGAGTGAAGACATTTTCTGTTTTAGATTAATAAATTGTTAATTCAAAAAATTAAA is part of the Panicum hallii strain FIL2 chromosome 2, PHallii_v3.1, whole genome shotgun sequence genome and encodes:
- the LOC112879338 gene encoding protein C2-DOMAIN ABA-RELATED 8-like, whose translation is MASASKEEVIGKLNVRVLRGNNLIIADPLTHTSDPYVVLQYGAQKVKTSVQKKNPNPVWNEVLQLSVTNPTKPVHLEVFDEDKFTADDSMGVAEINITDIYDAAKLDLSHATNGTRIKTIYPVGVNYLGGESHVQWKDGKVVQDLILKLKKVESGLIVVQLEWVHVPGVKL